CTGATGAAGATGACACAGGCCAGGAGCGCAATATGAAAGGACTTTGCTCCTATTGATCACGAGGCCAATCCCACATGCCTGGCAGTTAGCTGAACAtgcccaaacacacattcacctgCATTTGCACACCAATGGCAGAGACGAAATACATGATTATGGTGACTAAATCAATGTACTGTGCTCTATATATATCATagtaaacatatatttttgatcAATGGTTGTGAGGTTAAAAAGACAATTTGAGTTTGGTACCTAAAGCCTTGTTCATCAAGTACGTACACTCACATATGTGAGTAAACGTGTGCTATAATTTCTACCCAAAGAGTGGGATTCATGAATATTTGcttgaaaatgtctgtaaatttacacaaagcaaaaaaacatgcataagAACAATGCCAAGGGGTGCGATGAGGGAACTCCTTGTAAAAAGTAGACTTCTTaatgttgaaaatatatttatttatctaaaTTTCTATTTCATGTCGTTTGACCAATTCGTTAATTTGTAGTAATAATAATGCAAAGTAAAGTCCCTTGTTAAATATAGACCTGTAAAACCATTGTTGAATTATAATAACAGACTGAGATAATGGGAAATCGGTCCTCCAATGGAAGATTACACATACTCTACATTCCAGAGAGCTAATTTTTTGAGACAGATGGGGCCGTCTTGCAGAAATGATAGTTACTCAGCAGACATCGTTTTGGTGTAAAATAAACCTTAAACAGATTCACAGAGACATATTTACAGAGATATATAGATAATAAATGAGGCCATTGCTTCTAGAACGGCTGAGGTGATTAAAGCCCGCAAAACAAAGTTTCATTCACTTTCATACACTCTATTGCTCAACAGGTTGGAGTCAAGAGAAGTttgttcatttacatttatgggTTCTTTAAAATGATTGGAGACAATTACAGCACCAAGAACCAGTGAGAGACACCATGATCATTTGATAAATCACATTATTTCTGTTGGTACAAGCTTTCTCAATTCCATTTGTAAGTACTAATTTAGGATTGTTTCTAAGCACACTTGATAAATGATTCAGGTCAAGTAAATCTGTTAAATACATAGCAGCTATAACTTCCTGTCAAGTTTACTCACACAGGCCTTGCATACTCTAGACTTTTACTTTACAAGGTAAATTAAGGCAAGGCAAGTTTATTtctatagcacatttcatacacagggCATTTCAAACTGTTTACTTTAGAAAAaataatacaaccctgtttccaagagagttgggatgctgcggaaaatgtaaataaaaacaggatgtaattatttgcaaataatttcttcctatatttaatagaaaatagtacacagacaacatatcaaatactgaaattaagaaatgttattgtttttggataactacatgcccattttgaatttgacacCAGCAACATGcttaaaaaagttgggatagagGCATGTTAACCACTGTTGCATCACcatttcttttaacaacactctgtaagcgtttgggaattgagaccaattgctgtagttttccccatttttgctttatataggatttcagctgctcgaCAGTTCGGAGTCTTtgtcaaatattttgtttcataatgttttcaatggttttagcacccagacacttactaaggagccatgctgttgtaataagtgcagaatgtggtttgggatTGTCCTGCTAagataagcaaggccttccctgaaaaagacattgtctgggtggcagcatatgttgcaccaaagcctgtatatattgttcagcattaatggtgtcttcacagatgtacaagtcacccatgccatgtgcactaatgcacccccataccatcacggatgctggttTGTAAACTCTGCGGTGATAACAATCCGAATGACGTGGCGTCCTCTTTGGCCCAGATgacgcggtgtccatgattcccaaaagaCCATAGGAAACTTTTCCAATttgtctcagtccatcttaaatgagcttgggcccagagaaggtgaaagagtttctggatcttgtttatatctggtttcatctttgcatggtagagttttaacttgcatttgtggatgcagtgacgtactgtgttcacagacaatgggttttggaagtgttcctgagcccatgcaggaTGTCCACTACAGTgtcatgtatgtttttaatgcagtgtagTCTGAGGGcacaaagatcatggccatctattattggttttcggccttgtcccttgcgtacagagatttctccagattctctgaatattttaatgatattatgaacCGTaaataatgagatccccaagctctttgcaattttacgttgagaaacgttattcttaaatgtttGCACTATTTcccccatgcagtctttcacaaagtggtgaatccctccccatcctcacttgtGACAGAACCATCCTATCTGGATTGATTttttaatatccaatcatgtaTCTGACCGGTTGGCAAGTAGCCTAATTAGTTGAAAGATGTTCCAACAAGtttgtttttagcattacacaacttttccagtcttttgttgcccctgtcccagcttttttttaaatatgacaaaggagaccccgaactgtcgagcaactgaaatcctatataaagcaaaaatgggaaaacatttcactttcaaaactgcagcaatTTGTCTCaattcccaaacacttacagagtgttgttaaaagtggCGATGCAACAGTGGTTAACATGCctctatcccaacttttttaagCATGTTGCTGgtgtcaaattcaaaatgggcatgtagttatccaaaaacaataacatttcttagtttcagtatttgatatgttgtctttgtactcttttctattaaatataaagagaaattatttgcacataattgcatcttgtttttatttgtattttacgcagcataccaacttctttggaaacaaggtttaagaaataacagacaaaaatgtagcatAAAAGACAAAGCGGACAAAAAAAGATTCATGAAAGATTAATAATGGGCCaaagaaaataaagctttttaGCCTAGATTTAAAAGGGATCAATGTTGGAGCAGGTATAACATTTTCTTGCAGTTTGTTCCAGCTCTGTGCAGCATGATGACTAAACACTGCCTCACCAGCCTTTGTCCTTACACTCGGAATGGTTAGCAGACCAGACCCTGATGACCTGAGGGGTCTAGACGGTACATATTGAGATGTAACGTGGGCCTGAagcattcagtgatttataggcAAGTTGTAgtatcttaaaatgtattctgagaTACAGGGAGCCAGTGCAGAGACCTATAAATTAGTGTATTGTGTTGagctttctttgtttttgttggaagtcgagcagcagcattctgaatgagctgcaattTTCTGCTGGCTTTTTAGAGAGACTTGAAAACAAGCTGTTACAGTAGTCCAaccaactgtaaaaaaaaggGTGGACACGTTTTTCAACTACTTGTCTGGACATGAATTATTGTACTCTAGCTATGTTTTTAAGGTGATAATAGGGTGATTGTGTTATTAATTTTATGTGGCTATTGAAATTCAGATCAGAATCGATAattacacaaatattttttacttggATTTTATTCTTAACGGACAGTGTGTCACGGTAGTTAACTGACTGTCAGTCTCTTGTTTTTGGCACCAAAgacaattatttcagtttaatctTTATTTAGTTGCAGAAAGTCCTGGCACATCCAAACACTGATTTGTTGAAGGCACTGGTAGAGTGAATCTATGGGACCATAGTGGGCTACCACCGTAAATGCCCTAATGGGAACTTAATTGAGTTACACCATTTATTGTCCCGTCCACCATGCTTCAAGTTCATACTAAGATCTGTTAATTTTATGATAGAAAACTGCACAAACCTGCAGTGCCAAAGAAAATCTCATGGAGTGTTCAAGATCTGTTGGACTGTtagttgtttttcttcaacatTGAAAGTATTCTTTAGTGATCCACAAAAGTGGTCTGACTATTGTGGATAACTATAATAAGACCACTATTAGGTTGTTTGCTTTTTCTATGTGTATCAATGTGTACCTGTGTACATGTAATGTAGGTCTACCAAACAATTGATTTTGGCATGCTTCTAATTACCGTATCTTGATTTATTTGTCTCATGGTGGCGGAATGATTTACATTGGCACTTTTTTATATTTGGTCCTCctgttgtcagacaccaggAACAGACTAATTTTCCCTCCCAATTTCATTATGAGGACCTCATTCTCCATCCAGCAGTAATGAGTGAGCTTGTAGGCACCCAATCTAACATAATTAGTCACCAGAGCTCGACGAGACAAGGCAATCCTGACTTCTTACCCATCCACACGGACTCACTGCCCTCTGTGTGATGAGGATTTACACTTTTGTCAAGCTGTACTGCGAGGCAGCACCAGAACACAGGAGGACAATAGTCTGAGCAggttaaaaaatacaataatatttattaatgaTTTTAAAAATGCTCATGGATGTCCACACACAAACTTAATTCACTGAAGTCAAACATAAGCCTTACCATTACATATAAAATGGTTCGGATTAAAGGAGGcttttaactttattttgaaCCTTCTAAAGAGAACAAACCACAAGTAATGCAAATAACATTGTCTATTGACAGAGTCAGTTGCACTGGCTCACACAGAAGTGGATGATATGCTGTTGACTCTACATTGTTAATGAGccatttaaacagaaatgtgacGCCAGCTAGTTTCCCACAGTCAATCAACTCTGGAATATACATCAGAACTAGTATAGGTAAACTCTTCTGTCCGGTTACCCCGACGCTCAGAGAATTTTGCACTTCTGACAGGATTTTTGATCTAATTCACAAAATATGCTACTACACTGTACTGTAGGTAGAACAAAGTTATGCAAcagttttatttataaaacattgCTTAAGGACATAGCAATTATCTAATGTTATAAAAGGCTTGCAAGAAATGGCCCAGGGATAAGAAAGCAGATAGATCAAACAGGGCTGAGGAAATGAAAGACTGGTTATCAGAGGCAAAAGTGTTTGATGTTGTGAATTACTCCATAATAGGAAATGGCAAACCCTTATCAAAGAGGATTTGAGCTGCTCTTTGACAGGAGCATCTGTGCCCTTGGTCAAAACCACGTGGGGTAAACAGCTCTGTGTTTATCCTGTTCTCAGTCCCAAGGCTGAATCCCTTGTCTGCTCGCAAATGTCGAAGTAATGCAGTGATTGGTTTTGGTAATTGGTTTTTAATCATTGCCAGCAAGTATAAATGTCACCATTTCCAAAGTGGACGAGTCTCGATTGATTTCCGATTAGCATGAAAGGAAATGCCAAgtattcaacaacaaaaaattctaatgtaaaataaaacagggGTATATACCAGAAAAACACAGCAGTGTACATCAAGTTAATTAGCTTCCATCTCTGTCACTTAAAACGAGTGAAACGGTCTTACCCAAAGAATCCATCATTAGTCCTCGTTGACTGCTTTAAAAGGCCAGTTGAAAAAACATAAGTCACACAAAGAGCGCAAAAGAAATAAAGCATGGGAATAATACTACAGAATATGACACTACCCTCCATCATTGTGTAGTgtgaatacaaatataaaaaaaaaaaacacagggcAAAGTGTTAAGGGTGCAATAGAGAAAGTGGTGCTTCCATGACAATTGAGGTATCAAACAGGTCAACTTTTTTAATCGTCCAGGTTGGATttgtatgaatacattttggccataatacATCTTTACGGATCAACATTGATGTAAGTCTGATACTCAAGCCATTGAAGGTCTAGTGcgggggtgtcaaaccggttccatggagggccgagtgtcttcaggtttttggttttttcctttaaattggttcccagttcagacctttACTAACCAGGCctaaactaaccaattagtgacctaattaatcaagtacaaggtgagagcgaaaacctgcagacactcggcccttcgtggaaccggtttgacaccctgTAGTGATTGTATTTGTCACCTTGCATGATATGTTATAAAATGCAGCAGCTGAAATTATGGGATACCACTATCATTGTATTATTAAGCTAAATAGAGCGTtatacacagaaataaataacagataTTGCACCCACTGGTTCATTATAAATGCAAAAAACATGGCTGTGGATTCTAGGTGTTTTGTCTAAATTAGCTCAACACTGGCATTTTGTGGAACGTATGTATAATTTACTAGTTCACAATAACAAACATAAAGAGGTATTTTCTTAATTCAAAtcagcaaaaaaatatttttgacatcCTTTTCTTACAGAATGTCCATACTTTGCCCACCCTGCTGCACTTGATAGTTCCCCACATGAAACATGTAAGGAAGCACACCATTACAGCAATGGAAATTGCTTCTCTGTGTTCAATAATGACATTTCAAGTTCATCAAATTTGCAGCAAGCAAGGTGGAGTAAGAAAAGTATGGGTTTAAGTACAGTATGCcggaaaatacttttttacctTTTCCCAAGCAGGTAGCAAATGAGAAACCATTTCCTGgtacatttaatattacattataatttgaATGGATATTATATATTGGGCTTCTGTTACTTCACAAAGAAATACAaggtatgtaaaaaaaaataataatgaaattgtCACACGCAATAGCTAAATGTCTTCTGTGTAACTAATGTGAAAACAGTttaagtgtttgtttgtgttttggtttgtaCATAACCCTTGAAAAGATTAATTGTTTTTTACATATTATTGGTTGAATTCAGTTGGCTGTTTAGCCATGCAAGAGTCCAATTTCCGAGGTTTTAAATCTAGGATACATCAACATGAAGCCCTATAGTCCTAGCGAAGAAGCCCAGCGGTGTGTGACAGACCACTTGATGTTCAGTCAAGCATTATTTAACTGTGTGTCTAGAATTGAATCAAATCAGACTATTGAACAAACATAATGGGTAAATAAAGAGTTGCAGCAATGCTAATTCAGCTTATTAAAATCATTTATTGTGCTCCAGAAGAGTAATTACTATATAACCAGAAAGAAAGACAAGTGACAAATAATCTACAATACAACTGTCATACCCACTCACATAGCGCCCTTTTCAGAGACATTTTGAAAGAGCAAAAACCCTTTTACAGATCTTAAAACTCTTCATGAATCTCAGTGATGCTGTGTGGCAATTTTTTTCTTCTACTTTTTTACAAAATGGCACTCATTGCATTACATTCATTCACAATGCTTGGCCCCCCTCTGTCCAGGCCTGGTTAACATGTCAGACCTGAGTCACATAGTCACGTTATAGTTTCAGGTAcaacccttctctctctcaccttcttGAAGTCCTGCATGCAAATTTAGAGGGAGGAGCCCTCACTAGTTCTCTTTCACCATGGGCTCATTAAACCTTAACAGCACTCTGAGGGAGCATGGTGGAGAGAGAGTACAGCGAGCAGCAACTATCCATATTCATATGGCTATTAACTGAATAGAAAAGGTGGAgagtgagggatttttttttcgGCGGGGAGTGGTCTCATTTTTAAGTGTTTACAGTCCCCCCTAGTACGGTACGCAGTGCCGAAGCTGTTTAGGACAGACTCTGTGTCAGAGGTCTTCTGTGCCTCAGAAGCAGCATTCGGTTCTCTGCCCGCATTTCTTAAACCCCAGTCATTTATCATGTGTGCTAGAGTAAGTGCTTTTTTAGCCTCTCCTGCCAAATCTCCAATGTTGGCATCCATTATCACTTGATCGTTTATCCGTAGTGCAATTACACGTTTAATTCGCTGGGCggttctctccctccatgtgTCATTTATCGGTGAGTTGCCTTATTAAGAGGTCACACCACTGCATTATAGCCTGGTGAAACTGCTTCGGTGTTAGTTTTGGGCCATGCGATGTGTCATTACAATTCATCTTTACCTCCTCCAGTAAAGTATCCCTTGTCGACATATTGTTTGGCAGGGTTATGTTAATACTTTGCATTACTTTAGTGCAACAAAATGTAAAGGATTCAGAGGGAGTGAATCATCCAGGCCTTTTCTGAAAGGAAAATTAACTTGTTCTCTAAATGCTTGATGTCTTATGGGTCctgtaaatgttttcaacacTCTCTGCTTGATTGCAGCAGCCCTTTTGTCTGTTTAGAGATAACTATTTTCCCCTCAACAGCTTCCTGTAAGCAAGTATGTCTGGTTTGAATTTGGGTGACACTGTTACTCCCCTGGCTTGAGCTAACTGGCAGAGGGAAGGTTCACTCTGGCAATGAGATGGAACAACCACTCACTAAGGGCAGTCTAGGGGTTAACGGGGCCGTCATGGTAACATGCCCACAGGCTTGTACAATGTGACAAAAAGGCGTGTTTCGTGAGTAAACCATGCTATGGAACGGCGAGAGCTTAAAGTCCAAATCTGAGACAATACAGCAGAGCAACTTCAGTagaaaattaaggagaaaacaaaaccagaacTGAAGCTGACGGCAATTACTCTGTAAGAGACTAGGGTGTTAGCTGGCTGGTTCTGAGCAGTTCTACTGCAGTGAGGGAGAATCTGACTGATCACTGTTCACTCACTGGGAGAGCCCCTGCtctcctgttttctctctccctctctctctgctctccacCTGCTGTTAGGTTGCAGGCACAACACGATGAGAGGATCCCCTAATCCACGATGTCAGCTGAGGGCCTCCTCGCTTCAATTACACATTTATACGCATGAATCTTTAAACAGCGTTACGGAACATACTTTATGAAAGCATAATAGGAAGCAAGAAAATCTAGGCAGTCAAGTGGTTTCAACTGTTCCctttccctcaccttccttctTCATAGCCTTGGGCACGCTTTGTGTTCAGGGATCATTCAtacgaaaaaaaaaaatacaacaaaatgaataaacagTGCAGATAATTACTTTTATATGACAAAGTGGCATTGGACTACTCAAGAGCAGTGATGAGAAACCCAATATGTATAATAGCAAAGAACATTGATCCAAACTAAAAGAGTACAATGAAAGGTCCCTCCATTCGGGGTCCCAAACTGCGAGTGATTCGCCGCTATCAAAAAGTTGTACCAACACACATTGTACAAAACTAGTCCTCATACCCATGTTTCACTCAAGCTATTGTGTACGTACTGTAATTACCATAAGCCCACCCACCCCATGGCTATCCCCAAGTACGAACCATTGCCTTCACCCATATAACATTTCCCAAAATCCGGTGGTTTGTTAGCCAATCTGTAGTGTTCCTTCAAACTAATCCAATGGGGATGAAAAATATTCTTAATTATGACTTAATCAGCAGAACAGCCATCAAGCAGATAAATTGTCATGCGCGTCGTGCTAAAAATATCCAGTATCCTTTGTCCTCCAGCTCTCGGTATAGACAGCACTTGTGTGATGAAGCTGTATCTGCCAGAAAGCCAGTGGATCCCTCCTATTTTGTTCTGCTGGCAGATTTGCGGTATTGACGCCCAAGAAGGACTTAAACAGCATTGGTGCTTTGTGTACATATCTAGATATGTAAATAGATTCTATACAATAAAACTGTTCCCCAAAaataaattgatgaaaagattcCAAGACATTTGGAAATTGTCTACATTGTGCATATTCTTTAAGAGTTTTTCCCCTTTCTCCAGATAGTTTTTTGTCATATCTTACATTGCCTCTACTTGTAGAGGAATACATGCCTAAATTGGTTGGGCAGCATCTCCTCTTGGCTCTAGAAAGAGTAATCTACAGTTAGATGCCTCAGGAAAACaatatgttttctttcatttacaaAGCGGCCCTACTACTCCTCTGAGGGTTCGTTGAGGTTTCTCTCTTTTCCAAGATAACAGGATCAAGCAATCATTTAGAAAAATTCAGAAGGTGATATCTGCAGCTGGAAAAGTTGACAGTGTTTTGTTGCGATACCAGAAATAAAAAGTATCCTtccctttgtttatttttatgtattttttcatttcaaatatttttgtactttTATCTCATATCTTCTTTTATAGAAAATGAAATCCTTCTCCCGTCCCAGCAAAATCGCTATATTCCCTTCATATATTCACAGGAGTAGAAGTAATTCCACATCCGTTTTGAATTCGGGCTGGGTGTGAGCACTGGCGCGTGCTGCGTGTTTCAGCGGCCGTTTGGCTATACCCTGGTGGTggagtgtgagtgtgggtggggCAAGGTGTGAGGCAGGGTGTTGTTCTGTCCACTACTGGGGAAGGTGTTGAAGTTATGCAAGGACGGAAGGCCCTGCATGGTGTTGGGGATCATGGTGATGGTGTTGGGGGTCATGAGGGGGATGTCGTCGGGAGAGCGGCGCATGGCCAGCGTGTAGTCCGGCGGGCAGGAAGTTCTCAGGACCACCTCGTGCGGGTGCATGGCGTCGCATTCGTGGTCCAGGTCTGTGTGCTTCATCTGCAGGGACATGATCTCCTCCTCCTGTGTGTGCGCCAGGTCGTTGGCCGTGTTGCGCTGGGGGCTGCAGCGCCGGTGCACGTCATGCCGCCGCTTGTCCTTCTTGTAGTAGAGGGCGGCAAAGGCCAAGATGTTGAGGAAGAGCAGCGAGGCGCCCACGGCGATGGTGACACTCAACTCAGTGGAGTAGTCCCTCTGGTCCACCAGGAAGGGCTGGTTTTGACTATCCTGCGTCTCGGTGGGGAATGGCGTGGGGTTAGGCTTCTTGGTGTTGACCGGGATCTTCTTTGGCGTCCTGGGGGTGACATCTGGCGGAGGGAccttggtggtggtggagatgATCTGGGTGACCTCGTTCAGGCTGTGGAGGTGGGGAACCAGCTCCAGCCAGAGGTTGACTTTGTTGGCCCGGTAGTGTTCCTTGACACGGGGCTTCAGGCCGATGTGGAGGTATAGCTGGTCCTTCTGGTTGTAGCGCGTCCACGCCACCTCCTCAAAGCGGTTGGGCTTAGTATGGATGAACTTGGTGTCCTGGGGGACTGGCTGGTTGGGGTCACTGCAAGGGAAGAAGGAGCTTTAGTATGAGCACCACAACTACATGAAAAATGGAGGCTCATTCCAGCCAAACGAACACTATTGTCGGGGAATGCTATACAGAGCCAGTCAGAACACATCATAAACAGGTTTAACCATGCAAAATGAAGGCATAAATCTCAGAAGTGCTCTGTGTTATATGTCAATTTACAGTTCTATATGTAGATCATTTGTAACCTTATGGTCCCTTCAGGCTCTTTGGCTGCAGAGGGAAAGCCTTGGTAGCCCATTATGCTCCAAAAAACAATTACTTCCATGATTACATGCttaaaggcaaaaaaatatatttaaattttgTCCTCTCCAGGCAACTGTCATTTGCCATTAATTAACAGCATGTCTTTGAATGTGGGATGAGCCAATGATATGCACTGATAAGCTGTCCAagctttaaaaaacaaaaaaatgaacacaaatgatattcaaacacacacacataacagcTTAAACTATCTCTCTGTACTACTCGTACCCAGTTTTGGCGAAATTTGTCCAGTAGGTCATCACCACAGCGCTGAGCATGACGTCATTCTTGGAGAAGTTACACGGGAACAGCTCTGTGGGGCCAATCATGGGCAGGCCAAACACATAGGGAATCTCATCACCGTGGGCTGCGTCAGCCCAGGGGGGCACCTGCTCCGTCTGGCAGTGATGGTAGAAGGCATAAAAGTATGTTGGCGATCCAAAGCTGGAGTGGAGGTCTGCTGTAGCCACGGCTGGAGCCACCCACTGGTGGTCAGTGAACAGGGCCAGTAAAGTCTTCCTCCTGGTTTCTGGGTTGTGCCTGTCAGCCCAGTCTGTGTACATGAACTTGATGGTCTCCCTCAGAATGTCCTTGCCCTCTGGGTAACCATACAGGTCGTCCACAAAGCTGGATACGGCGTAGTCAAAATCGTTGGCCTGGACGCCGTTCTCATTGTCTACGATGAGCTCCACGAACTTTAAGCCCTCACCTTGGTTGACACCCAGCATGATGTCATAGTTCAGGAACTCGCCCTGCTCCATAAGAATCTGGGGGTCGTCGGGGATCACGTCACCGTCAATAACAGGACCGAATGCAATGTGATACCGTGCAGGCTGGATGTCTTGGTCCACCAGCTCCTTATAGTGCTTCTTCTGCAGACATTCCACCAGCTCCACAGTGTCCGGCGTGTTGCAGCCCACCTTCTTGGCCAACATGCGAGCGTACTTAGCAGGCTGGAAACTGACAGCCCAGCTGGACAACGCAGTGCCGCTCTGCGCTATAGCTCTCTGAAAGAGCCCTGCAGAGAGCGACAAGATACAAGAGCACGACAGTCAGACAAAGCCTTAAAGAACCACAATGCATCACACTCACTCCCATGACATGCCGATCAAGAGGAACTACCACTGAATTCAAGTCATCACTAAAAATATCAAAACCTAACAGGAGGTTGTTCACACACAtcaaaatactgtttttttatttatttcactgaaCAAAAGCTTTTTTAATGCTATTGATGTAGCTACAGTTTCACAATTGCTGACAACAGATTTAACACTCCTGACAACCTTGAAAATGTAAAGCTGCATTTATCTGGCTTAATTTATTGTACCATTCCTGCCTGAGCAGAAGGAAACATTTTGTGGTTTGCCTCGAAAGACGTCTGCAATGTCAACAGAGATTAGTGCCTTACAAACTGAAAGACTGCTATTTCAGGGCTTGTCCACCGAGGTTAGTAAACAAACATGTGACCAAATAGTATATACATTCCACTATGCATAGGGATGATATTGATAAAACATACTACTCTTTTTGGATTATCCTGATTCAACTACCCAATTGgctaattattaaaaaatgtctTCATGCTTTTGTCACACATGGTTCTCTTTGCTCATTAAAACTTGCTGTCATATAATCTGATaaaacacaaacccacacaaacatgcgaacacacacaccaccacacctcATACATGCCAGGTGGGAAGACCCCATTTAATGCACCAAGATAAGGGtttggatggagagagaggtacagGGAGATAACTAGTCTGTGTTACTATGACAACAGACAGTCTCCTCAGCACTGAGGAAACCGCAGTAGGTGTCCATTTTATTATCTAATTCATGCTTTTGCTCAATTCATCTCTTTATCATTCTAATtagtgaaagaaaaacaattgaaTTATGTAACACTCAAATACGATGACATAGAATCTCTCCATCAATCCAACCCACAGATTTGGAACATTAAAGAGAAGATAGAAATG
The nucleotide sequence above comes from Esox lucius isolate fEsoLuc1 chromosome 8, fEsoLuc1.pri, whole genome shotgun sequence. Encoded proteins:
- the nlgn1 gene encoding neuroligin-1 isoform X3 — encoded protein: MPPQRPGRLRLHPAWRAMQPRLGVGLGLDLTFLLWILSLAQQALVTASQKLDESDPVVATVYGKLRGVKKELNNEILGPVVQFLGVPYAAPPTGERRFQPPEPPISWPEVRNATQFAPVCPQTIVEGRLPDVMLPVWFTNSLEIVSSYVQDQSEDCLFLNIYVPTEDVKRISKECARKPGKKICRPGDIRESGSPKPVMVFIHGGSYMEGTGNMFDGSILASYGNVIVITVNYRLGVLGFLSTGDQAAKGNYGLLDLIQALRWTSENIAFFGGDPLRITVFGSGAGASCVNLLTLSHYSEGNRWSNSTKGLFQRAIAQSGTALSSWAVSFQPAKYARMLAKKVGCNTPDTVELVECLQKKHYKELVDQDIQPARYHIAFGPVIDGDVIPDDPQILMEQGEFLNYDIMLGVNQGEGLKFVELIVDNENGVQANDFDYAVSSFVDDLYGYPEGKDILRETIKFMYTDWADRHNPETRRKTLLALFTDHQWVAPAVATADLHSSFGSPTYFYAFYHHCQTEQVPPWADAAHGDEIPYVFGLPMIGPTELFPCNFSKNDVMLSAVVMTYWTNFAKTGDPNQPVPQDTKFIHTKPNRFEEVAWTRYNQKDQLYLHIGLKPRVKEHYRANKVNLWLELVPHLHSLNEVTQIISTTTKVPPPDVTPRTPKKIPVNTKKPNPTPFPTETQDSQNQPFLVDQRDYSTELSVTIAVGASLLFLNILAFAALYYKKDKRRHDVHRRCSPQRNTANDLAHTQEEEIMSLQMKHTDLDHECDAMHPHEVVLRTSCPPDYTLAMRRSPDDIPLMTPNTITMIPNTMQGLPSLHNFNTFPSSGQNNTLPHTLPHPHSHSTTRV